The Caenorhabditis elegans chromosome II genome has a segment encoding these proteins:
- the copb-1 gene encoding Coatomer subunit beta (Confirmed by transcript evidence) → MSSGEQPCYTLIHVPSDAELPSEAQLKEKFEKGGDKERIEALKKLIYMILNGEKTSQSMLMYVIRFCLPSNEHTLKKVLLIFWECVPKTDSNGKLLHEMILVCDAYRKDLQHPNEFVRGSTLRFLCKLREPELLEPLMPAIRACLEHRHSYVRRNAVCAIFTIYKNFEFLIPDAPELVTEYLEQEQDASCKRNAFMMLLHVDQARALDYLSGCIDQVGSFGDILQLVIVELIYKVCHNNPNEASRFIRCVYNLLQSSSPAVRYEAAGTLVTLSNVPAAVKAAASAYIDLIVKESDNNVKLIVLDRLVALRGSSSNEKILQGLVMDILRVLSSPGLEVRKKTLSLALDLVSSRNVEDMVMFLKKEINKTATESNDENGKYRQELVKTLHAATIKFPDVASTIVPVLMEFLSDTNEKASSYVLQFVREAVHKLPNLKNAILGALREGIPFIQSPTIFMSALWILATYCEADGALDVLKLVKNSLGELPLVDSELSGQEEQKPEEQQPEQQQKQKPKVTADGTYATQTALSSTVTTSKKNEKPPLRRFLLDGEFFLGASLATVLTKLAQQFTELNGAASERANRFRAECMLILSSIIHLAKSGLCIVHQQVNEDDLDRMGATIKILAQGIPGLDEQYGDDCKKSLELMLGAKSISRLDVTTEKMASTTAAGYRSKDFVEIDKTINFTQLSARSNQQGENLFDLSLSQALGTAPKAQKFDFSSSKLGKVIQLAGFSDPIYAEAYVNVNQYDIVLDVLIVNQTSDTLQNVSLELATVGDLKLVDKPTPVTLAPNDFSNIKATVKVASTENGVIFSTISYDVTGSTSDRNCVYLQDIKIDIMDYIVPGNVTDTEFRTMWSDFEWENKVNVMTPIRDLRDFLNHLSTSTNMKVLTGDAAIEGDCGFLAANLCAHSIFGEDALANVSVEKALPMDDSSPIVGHIRIRAKSQGMCLTLGDKLSSAMRSRRDGQPIAAPSA, encoded by the exons ATGAGCTCCGGAGAGCAACCATGCTACACACTCATCCACGTGCCCAGTGACGCTGAGCTCCCATCAGAAGCTcaattgaaggaaaaattcgagaaaggAGGCGATAAAGAGCGAATTGAGGCGCTCAAAAAGCTCATTTACATGATTTTAAACGGAGAAAAAACGTCGCAGAGCATGCTAATGTACGTCATCCGCTTCTGTCTTCCATCCAATGAGCACACCCTTAAAAAAGTGCTCTTGATCTTCTGGGAATGTGTTCCGAAGACGGATTCCAATGGAAAGCTGCTCCACGAGATGATTCTGGTGTGCGATGCCTACCGAAAAGACCTTCAACACCCGAATGAGTTCGTTCGCGGTTCGACCCTTCGGTTTTTGTGCAAACTCCGTGAGCCCGAGCTTCTCGAGCCGCTTATGCCGGCGATTAGAGCTTGTTTGGAGCATCGGCACTCGTATGTTCGTCGTAACGCTGTCTGCGCGATTTTCACTATTtata aaaactttgaattccTGATCCCAGACGCACCGGAGCTCGTCACAGAATACCTTGAACAGGAGCAAGATGCTTCGTGCAAGCGTAACGCTTTTATGATGCTCCTTCACGTAGATCAAGCTCGTGCTCTTGACTATTTATCGGGATGTATCGATCAAGTCGGATCTTTTGGAGATATATTGCAGCTCGTTATTGTTGAACTCATTTATAAG gTTTGCCACAATAATCCAAACGAGGCTTCCCGATTCATCAGATGTGTCTACAATCTTCTTCAGTCATCATCACCAGCCGTTAG ATACGAAGCCGCCGGCACCCTCGTCACCCTCTCCAACGTACCAGCCGCCGTGAAGGCCGCCGCCAGTGCCTACATCGACCTGATAGTCAAAGAGTCGGATAACAATGTGAAGCTCATCGTTCTCGACCGGCTTGTGGCTCTTCGCGGCTCGTCGAGCAACGAAAAGATTCTCCAAGGACTTGTCATGGATATTCTTCGTGTGCTCAGCTCGCCGGGCCTAGAAGTTCGCAAAAAAACGCTGAGCCTGGCGTTGGATTTGGTTTCAAGCCGAAATGTCGAGGATATGGTGATGTTTTTGAAGAaggaaatcaataaaaccgCCACCGAATCCAAcgatgaaaatggaaaatatcgGCAGGAGCTTGTCAAGACGCTTCACGCGGCGACTATCAAGTTTCCAGACGTTGCTTCAACTATTGTTCCAGTGCTCATGGAGTTCCTATCAGACACCAATGAAAAAGCCTCCTCATATGTGCTCCAATTCGTTCGTGAAGCTGTTCATAAGCTTCCTAACCTGAAAAACGCGATCCTTGGAGCTCTCCGTGAAGGTATTCCGTTCATCCAATCGCCTACGATCTTCATGTCAGCCCTCTGGATCCTTGCGACGTACTGTGAAGCCGATGGAGCTCTGGATGTGCTCAAGCTTGTTAAGAACTCTCTTGGAGAGCTTCCACTTGTGGATAGTGAGCTCTCTGGGCAGGAAGAGCAAAAGCCGGAGGAGCAGCAGCCCGAGCAGCAGCAGAA gcaaaaaccGAAAGTCACTGCAGACGGAACGTACGCCACTCAGACGGCTCTCTCGAGCACTGTAACCACGTCAAAAAAGAACGAGAAGCCGCCACTCCGACGTTTCCTGCTCGACGGCGAGTTCTTCCTCGGAGCATCGCTAGCCACAGTGCTCACGAAGCTCGCCCAACAATTCACCGAGCTCAACGGAGCCGCGAGCGAACGTGCGAATCGATTCAGAGCCGAGTGTATGCTTATCCTCTCGTCGATTATTCATTTGGCAAAGAGTGGGCTGTGCATTGTGCATCAACAAGTCAACGAGGATGATCTCGATCGAATGGGAGCAACAATTAAGATTTTGGCTCAAGGGATTCCGGGGCTCGACGAGCAGTACGGCGACGATTGTAAGAAGAGTTTAGAGTTGATGCTCGGAGCCAAGTCGATTAGTCGGCTTGATGTTACTACTGAGAAGATGGCTTCCACCACGGCTGCTGGATATCGATCCAAAGATTTTGtggaaattgataaaactatCAATTTTACGCAGCTCTCTGCTCGGAGCAACCAGCAAGGCGAGAATTTGTTCGACTTATCGCTCTCGCAGGCTCTTGGAACAGCTCCGAAGGCTCAAAAATTCGACTTTTCGAGCTCAAAACTGGGAAAAGTGATTCAACTCGCCGGATTTTCGGATCCAATCTACGCTGAAGCCTATGTCAATGTGAATCAGTATGATATTGTGCTCGACGTGCTCATTGTCAATCAAACATCGGATacacttcaaaatgtttcccTTGAGCTCGCCACTGTTGGAGACTTGAAGCTTGTCGATAAGCCGACACCGGTTACACTTGCTCCCaatgatttttcgaatattaaaGCGACGGTGAAGGTTGCGTCGACGGAGAATGGTGTGATCTTTTCAACGATTTCGTATGATGTGACAGGATCTACGTCGGATCGGAATTGTGTCTATTTGCAGGATATTAAGATTGATATTATG GATTACATAGTGCCTGGCAACGTGACAGACACAGAATTCCGTACAATGTGGAGTGATTTCGAATGGGAGAATAAGGTGAACGTGATGACGCCGATTCGTGATCTACGGGATTTCCTTAATCATTTGTCGACATCTACGAATATGAAGGTTTTGACTGGAGATGCGGCGATTG AAGGCGACTGTGGATTCCTGGCAGCCAATCTATGTGCTCATTCGATTTTCGGTGAAGATGCTCTCGCGAACGTCTCTGTCGAGAAGGCTCTTCCGATGGATGACTCGTCGCCGATCGTCGGTCATATTCGGATCCGTGCAAAGAGCCAAGGAATGTGCCTGACACTGGGTGATAAGCTGAGCTCGGCAATGCGTTCACGACGTGATGGTCAACCGATTGCTGCTCCGTCGGCTTGA
- the srg-21 gene encoding Serpentine receptor class gamma (Confirmed by transcript evidence), translated as MSFTLPANFSYSDPLPFTCNEDPSVKLSILYYLIQASYLVLSAILNVLILNTIFKSKNKEHYRNNSFYILYTTEAVVNIYTSCVAVFFSRLFSDVTPLCPLVAPYFFTPSIITKAYYTINHYMLAFKTLSQIAVSFNRMTCVILPVRHVHLWKRILWPMVIAQFVLPLGVIWNILLSRVYINPNGAGFSVNYKDAIPWANISFLHLFHCIPCVVLVTIFFIVTIYGLTILEYRIKNVERYLTIFTLIMGIQTALFAFTQIYFAFFTAYLPGIRSFMLFSAFHIFDLLHVYSPIALIIMHRQLRNDIFGLKQENGNARFVSSSSHRVSAVQVPS; from the exons ATGAGCTTCACCCTACCCGCCAACTTTTCCTATTCCGATCCCCTTCCGTTCACTTGCAATGAAGACCCGAGCGTAAAGCTTTCCATTCTCTACTACCTGATACAAGCCAGCTATCTAGTTCTCAGTGCTATTCTCAATGTGCTGATTcttaatacaattttcaagtcGAAAAATAAAGAACATTATCGAAACAACTCGTTTTACATTTTGTATACGACAGAGGCCGTAGTG AACATCTATACCTCCTGTGTCGCTGTATTCTTCAGCCGACTCTTCAGTGACGTCACTCCACTCTGCCCACTCGTTGCACCATACTTCTTCACCCCGTCTATAATTACCAAAGCATATTACACTATCAACCATTATATGCTGGCATTCAAGACTTTATCGCAAATTGCAGTCAGCTTCAATAGAATGACATGTGTTATTCTTCCAGTTCGGCACGTACAT TTATGGAAAAGGATACTATGGCCAATGGTGATTGCTCAATTTGTGCTCCCTCTCGGAGTAATCTGGAATATCCTACTATCTAGGGTGTATATTAATCCAAACGGTGCTGGGTTTTCCGTCAACTACAAGGATGCGATTCCATGG GCCAACATCTCCTTCCTACACCTATTCCACTGTATCCCATGTGTTGTATTAGTTACCATATTCTTTATAGTCACCATATATGGCCTAACAATACTGGAATATAGAATCAAAAACGTTGAGAGATACCTGACAATTTTCACTTTAATAATGGGTATTCAGACGGCGTTGTTCGCTTTTACGCAG ATCTACTTTGCCTTCTTCACTGCCTACCTTCCAGGCATCCGAAGTTTCATGTTATTCTCCGCATTTCATATATTTGATCTACTCCATGTCTACAGCCCAATTGCACTTATTATAATGCATCGACAATTGAGAAATGATATTTTTGGattgaaacaggaaaatggAAATGCAAG attcGTCTCCTCGTCTTCGCATCGTGTCTCTGCTGTGCAGGTTCCGTCATAG
- the srg-21 gene encoding Serpentine receptor class gamma (Partially confirmed by transcript evidence), translated as MSFTLPANFSYSDPLPFTCNEDPSVKLSILYYLIQASYLVLSAILNVLILNTIFKSKNKEHYRNNSFYILYTTEAVVNIYTSCVAVFFSRLFSDVTPLCPLVAPYFFTPSIITKAYYTINHYMLAFKTLSQIAVSFNRMTCVILPVRHVHLWKRILWPMVIAQFVLPLGVIWNILLSRVYINPNGAGFSVNYKDAIPWANISFLHLFHCIPCVVLVTIFFIVTIYGLTILEYRIKNVERYLTIFTLIMGIQTALFAFTQIYFAFFTAYLPGIRSFMLFSAFHIFDLLHVYSPIALIIMHRQLRNDIFGLKQENGNAR; from the exons ATGAGCTTCACCCTACCCGCCAACTTTTCCTATTCCGATCCCCTTCCGTTCACTTGCAATGAAGACCCGAGCGTAAAGCTTTCCATTCTCTACTACCTGATACAAGCCAGCTATCTAGTTCTCAGTGCTATTCTCAATGTGCTGATTcttaatacaattttcaagtcGAAAAATAAAGAACATTATCGAAACAACTCGTTTTACATTTTGTATACGACAGAGGCCGTAGTG AACATCTATACCTCCTGTGTCGCTGTATTCTTCAGCCGACTCTTCAGTGACGTCACTCCACTCTGCCCACTCGTTGCACCATACTTCTTCACCCCGTCTATAATTACCAAAGCATATTACACTATCAACCATTATATGCTGGCATTCAAGACTTTATCGCAAATTGCAGTCAGCTTCAATAGAATGACATGTGTTATTCTTCCAGTTCGGCACGTACAT TTATGGAAAAGGATACTATGGCCAATGGTGATTGCTCAATTTGTGCTCCCTCTCGGAGTAATCTGGAATATCCTACTATCTAGGGTGTATATTAATCCAAACGGTGCTGGGTTTTCCGTCAACTACAAGGATGCGATTCCATGG GCCAACATCTCCTTCCTACACCTATTCCACTGTATCCCATGTGTTGTATTAGTTACCATATTCTTTATAGTCACCATATATGGCCTAACAATACTGGAATATAGAATCAAAAACGTTGAGAGATACCTGACAATTTTCACTTTAATAATGGGTATTCAGACGGCGTTGTTCGCTTTTACGCAG ATCTACTTTGCCTTCTTCACTGCCTACCTTCCAGGCATCCGAAGTTTCATGTTATTCTCCGCATTTCATATATTTGATCTACTCCATGTCTACAGCCCAATTGCACTTATTATAATGCATCGACAATTGAGAAATGATATTTTTGGattgaaacaggaaaatggAAATGCAAGGTAA
- the srg-22 gene encoding Serpentine receptor class gamma (Partially confirmed by transcript evidence) has protein sequence MSFTLPVNFSYDDPLPFTCKEDPDVAYSIFIYIFQASYLVLGATLNSLIIHTIFKSKNKEKYRSNSFYYLYTSEAIMSIYDSLVAAFFSRLVLRVSPLCTILSPFFFTPSIITKAYYATYNYNLAFKTISQIVISFNRMTCVVLPIRHATLWKRILKPILIIQHLFPLGVIWNILLSRVYTNPSGYGFSVNYKAAIPWANVSLLNLFHCIPCVVLVTIFFIVTIYGLTMLEYRIKNVERHLTIFTLIMGLQTTLFAFTQIYFAFLATYIPSIRGYILLLAFHIFDILHVYSPIALLISNRELRNDIFRLKKENGGYAAGNNEILFSKK, from the exons ATGAGCTTCACCTTACCAGTCAACTTCTCCTATGACGATCCCCTACCGTTCACTTGTAAAGAGGACCCTGATGTGGCCTATTCCATTTTTATCTACATTTTTCAAGCTAGCTATCTAGTTCTTGGTGCTACTCTGAATAGTCTAATTattcatacaatttttaaatccaaaaataaggaaaagtATCGGAGCAACTCGTTTTATTATCTCTACACCTCGGAGGCAATTATG AGTATCTATGACTCGTTAGTTGCTGCATTCTTTAGCCGCCTTGTTCTAAGAGTCTCTCCTTTGTGTACAATTTTatctccatttttcttcacCCCATCTATAATCACCAAAGCCTATTACGCTACGTACAACTACAATTTGGCATTCAAGACTATTTCACAAATTGTGATAAGTTTTAATAGAATGACATGTGTTGTACTACCAATTCGACATGCAACG TTATGGAAAAGAATACTGAAGCCGATACTGATCATTCAACACCTGTTCCCTCTCGGCGTAATCTGGAATATTCTACTATCAAGAGTGTATACTAATCCAAGTGGTTACGGGTTTTCTGTCAACTACAAGGCAGCGATTCCATGg GCCAACGTTTCTCTTCTGAACCTGTTCCACTGTATCCCATGTGTTGTACTGGTTAccatattttttatagttaCTATTTATGGCCTAACAATGTTGGAATATagaatcaaaaatgttgagcGACACCTGACAATATTCACATTAATAATGGGTTTGCAGACGACGTTGTTCGCATTTACACAG atctactTTGCCTTCCTCGCCACCTATATCCCAAGTATTCGCGGGTACATACTCTTACTCGCATTCCACATATTCGATATTCTCCATGTCTACAGCCCGATAGCACTCCTAATATCAAATCGAGAATTAAGAAAcgacattttcagattgaaaaagGAGAATGGAGGGTATGCAGCTGGCAACAAtgagattttattttcaaaaaaataa
- the srg-23 gene encoding Serpentine receptor class gamma (Partially confirmed by transcript evidence), whose amino-acid sequence MTCVVLPVRHVTLWKKILKPVLILQYLLPLGVIWNILISRVYINPSGVGFSVNYKAAIPWANVSLLNLFHCIPCVVLVTIFFIVTIYGLTMLEYRIKNVERYLAIFTLIMGLQTTMYAVTQIYFAFLAPSIPSIRATMVLIAFNIFDVMHVYSPIALLISNWELRNDIFGSKRQNGG is encoded by the exons ATGACATGTGTTGTACTTCCAGTTAGACATGTTACG TTAtggaagaaaatattgaagcCGGTACTGATCCTCCAATACCTGCTCCCACTCGGTGTAATCTGGAATATATTGATATCAAGAGTTTATATAAATCCAAGTGGTGTTGGGTTTTCTGTCAACTACAAGGCAGCGATTCCATGG GCCAACGTTTCTCTCCTGAACCTATTCCACTGTATCCCATGTGTTGTATTAGTTACCATATTCTTTATTGTCACTATTTATGGCCTAACAATGTTGGAATATAGAATCAAAAATGTAGAGCGATACCTGGCAATTTTCACATTAATAATGGGCTTGCAGACTACAATGTATGCTGTTACGCAG ATCTACTTTGCCTTCCTCGCCCCATCTATCCCAAGTATCCGCGCAACCATGGTTTTAATtgcttttaatatttttgacgTCATGCATGTCTACAGCCCGATAGCACTTTTAATATCAAATTGGGAATTGAGAAACGATATTTTTGGTTCTAAAAGGCAGAATGGGGGGTAA
- the Y25C1A.14 gene encoding uncharacterized protein (Confirmed by transcript evidence) — protein MLFLCLFLLTARSSGLLQFPRLQVHNQLVLLHNVVARHDVQMLLAIFETTDEDLPYAPDLINASKTVWISINSAEFTPNSEILANLSFRLPPSNKKYEHQWLMSSSPSSPSGWKISGVEHFTWCYVGIFKCVVEVLSGFQNQI, from the exons ATGCTTTTCCTTTGCCTGTTTCTTCTAACTGCACGGAGTTCAGGTCTCCTGCAATTTCCTCGACTTCAAGTTCACAATCAACTTGTGCTCCTTCACAATGTAGTGGCCAGGCACGATGTTCAAATGCTCCtggcaatttttgagacaACAGATG AAGACCTGCCGTATGCTCCTGACTTGATCAATGCTAGCAAGACCGTGTGGATTTCCATAAACTCCGCCGAGTTCACACCGAACAGTGAAATTCTGGCTAACTTGAGCTTCCGGTTGCCACCATCGAATAAGAAATATGAGCATCAATGGTTGATGTCGTCG AGCCCCAGCAGCCCAAGCGGGTGGAAAATCTCTGGAGTGGAGCATTTCACCTGGTGCTACGTCGGGATATTTAAATGTGTTGTTGAAGTTTTGTCTGGGTTTCAAAACCAAATCTGA
- the srg-24 gene encoding Serpentine receptor class gamma (Predicted) — MSFTLPPNFSYSDPLPFTCNEDPDVALSILIYLVQASYLVLGATLNILIICAIFKSKNKEKYRSNSFYYLYTSEAIISIYDTLVAAFFSRLIGRVSPLCPIIAPYFFTPSIITKTYYTMSTYNAAFKTISQIVISFNRMTCVVLPVRHVTLWKRILRPVLIAQYLLPFGVIWNILLSRVYINPSGYGFSVNYKAAIPWANTSLLNLFHCIPCVVLVTIFFIVTIYGLTILEYRIKNVERYLTIFTLIMGLQTTLFAFTQIYFAFLATSIPSIRAMMLSIAFHIFDVQHVYSPIALLISNRELRNDIFSSNRENGG; from the exons ATGAGCTTCACCTTACCCCCCAATTTTTCCTATTCCGATCCCCTACCGTTCACTTGCAATGAGGACCCTGATGTGGCGCTCTCCATTTTGATATACCTTGTGCAGGCTAGCTATCTAGTTCTCGGTGCTACTCTGAATATTCTAATtatttgtgcaatttttaaatcgaaaaataaggaaaagtATCGGAGCAACTCGTTTTATTATCTGTACACCTCGGAGGCAATTATA AGCATCTATGACACGCTAGTTGCTGCATTTTTCAGCCGCCTTATTGGTAGAGTATCTCCCCTTTGTCCAATTATAGCTCCGTACTTCTTCACCCCATCTATAATCACCAAAACCTATTACACTATGTCCACCTACAACGCAGCATTCAAAACTATTTCTCAAATTGTGATAAGTTTTAATAGAATGACATGTGTTGTACTTCCAGTTAGACATGTTACG TTATGGAAGAGAATATTGCGGCCGGTACTGATTGCTCAATACCTGCTCCCTTTCGGTGTAATCTGGAATATTCTACTATCTAGGGTGTATATCAATCCAAGTGGTTATGGGTTTTCTGTAAATTACAAGGCAGCGATTCCATGG GCCAACACCTCTCTCCTGAACCTATTCCACTGTATCCCATGTGTTGTACTGGTTACCATATTCTTTATAGTCACCATATATGGCCTAACAATACTGGAATATAGAATCAAAAACGTTGAGAGATACCTGACAATTTTCACATTGATAATGGGTTTACAGACGACGTTGTTCGCATTTACACAG atttattttgcCTTCCTTGCTACCTCTATCCCAAGCATCCGCGCAATGATGCTTTCAATCGCATTTCATATATTCGATGTACAACATGTCTACAGCCCAATAGCACTTTTAATCTCAAATCGGGAATTAAGAAACGATATTTTCAGTTCTAACAGGGAGAATGGAGGGTAG